GATCGATGCGTGGAGCAGCGACCCGCTGTTCTACCCGGCCAGGCCGCCCGCTCACTGGTTGATGCTCGCGGAAGTCAGTGCTCGAGTACTCATCGTGCCGCTGGCTCCATCTCGGTCGGGCGATCCGAGCAAGTGCCGACCGATCGGCTGCTACGAGGCGTCTTCGGGCCTCGCCGCTACGTACCGGAGGGACCGTGATGAGCACTGACAACAGCCGGCCGATGACGCCGGAGCAGGAGTACGAGTTCTACGCCGACCCGCGTAACCAGGAGCCCCAGGGGCCTGCGCGTCGTCGCAAGCGCCCATTGAGCGCACCCGTGCCGGTGCGCTTCCCAGCGGATCTGCTCGAGGAAGTCAAGCGCGCTGCGGAAGCCGACGACCGTTCAGTCTCCGCCTGGATCCGTCGGGCTGTCGAGCACGAACTGTCTCGCCCCGCCTGACCGGGTGAGCCCAGCACGCGGCCAGCGGCAGAGGCGTGCGTCATCGATGGACGCTAGATCGGGGCAGCGATCGCGAGCCCCCCGGTTAGGAGCAACGCCACCCCGGTGAGTGCGCATACCCTGCCCGCGCCAGTAGTGCTCATGTCGTCCCCGTCTGCCGTGGGGCGGTCGGTGCCGTAGATGACGGCGAGGCCGAGCGCGAGAACGATGGGGAGCAGTATGTAGAGAAGGCTCTGGTAAAGCCACGCGTACGGTACGAAGTGCACTGCTCCGGCGAGGGAGAAGAGGAGCGGAACCAAGGTGTAGCGGCCTCGCACCGTCAGCACGATCAGCAGCGGCAGGACGAGTAGTTGAGAAACAGAAATCAGGATCCCTAGCTGGGTGATGAGCTCGCCACCCGGTCTTGTCTCGAACATCCCTAGCCAGGCCGAGATGCCGAGTGCGACGGGTAGGGCGACCATCCCCTGAAACAAGGTGGCCGTTACCGCCCACTTGGGCTCGGTGGCGCGCCACAGTGCGGCGCAAGCCAGCCAGGTCGTGCCGTACGCGAGGAGGAAGACCGCCCCGCTGTAGTTGCTTCGCGCGAGATCGACCAGGGCTTCTTCGAGGCCAGACATGGACATGAGTATTGCCGAACGGACGACGCAGACGTCCTGAGCGCGGCAGAAGCGTGCGTCAGGCGGCTGCGTGATCTGGGGCCTGACGGTCCTTACGTAGCCATCTAAATAGGTGGAGCAGCGACTGATGGATCGCAACTCCGACAGCGGTGTTCAAGGCAGCGAGGCCAGCTGCTCCGAGGAACTCAGTGGGTGACTCGATGATGTTGTCGAACCACAGAAGCAGCGGCCAGCCCAGGGTCCCGACCACGAGGCAGATCTTCCACCAGCGGCCCAGGACCAACCCGAACAACAGCATCGTGGGAATCATCGGCCCCTCCTCAGATCCTCACCGTACGCCTTGAGACCCGGTCATGGCCATGTTGCCACCAGCGGCAAAGTCGGACGAGCGTAGCCGTCCTCCCCCGCGGCAAAGTCGGACGAGCGCAGCCGTCCTCCCCGCGGCAGTACAGGGTGGTTCGTTTCCATGATGTGAGCGGTCGCCAGTGCGAGACGGCGGAGTCTTTGATATGGCCCCCAGGCGCGCTGGCGGGTTCAGCCTTATGGCGCGACTATTGGTTTGGTGAAGGCGGGTAGGGCGTTATCAACGTCGTCGGCAACGGCGCGCGAGACGCAACCCCGGCGTCAGAAGCGGGGTCGATCTGGCGCATTGATGCCGTACCTGGCCTTGGCTTGCTCCCTGATGTGTTGCTCGGCGGCGCCTTTGCCGAACTTGCCTGGCCCGAATAGGTGGACGAGAGCCACAAGAATGACCAGCAGGAGCAGTCCCAGTGGTAGGTAGTCCTTCGCGGTGATGGCCCACGCAATCAGGGCGAGTGCTGCGAAACCGTACGCCAGGGCAGCGGTTCTGGTCATCATCTTTTTCTCCTCACTCGTGGTCGCTACTGTAGTTGGGCGGCATGGTCGCGATTGTCTGCACTGACTCGGCATGGCCGCCGCGCGTGTCGGAGTTGTCTCCTTCTGGCCCGTGCCTCACGAAGAGTTAGGGCGGGGTGATTCCGCCCTCGAGGAGGATCCTGGCGGGCCGTTCCTGGCTTTCGGGCTGAATGAGGATACGCGGGCCGCTGTCCAGAAGGTGTTGCCAGGCGGATGGCTCTTGCCAGGGGAGGTTGGGGCAGTTCTGCTCGGTCTGCGCGTCGTCGATGCCGGCCGTCGCGTCGACCTCCTCGGTGCTCCACGCGCCGGTGATCGTGACGTTCCCGTCAATGAGGTCACCCGGGGCGTGCAGTTCCTGGCGGCACAGGTCCACCGTCCAGGTGGTGCCGTCGTAACGCAAGACTGGCCCGTCCTGCACAGGTGCGACGCCACGTTGGTCGAGGAGGTACCAGGTGCCCTGAACCACTTCGGCGGTGCCCGGGATCAGGCCTTGCTGCGGGTTGACGAGGGACAGGTCCTCGAGCTGCTCCGGTGGAATGCTGGTGAGGGTCAGGACCGTTGGGCCGGTCTCCTTCGGCAGGCCGGCGGAGGGGATGATGAGCTCCTCCACCACGGTCCCGGTGACGAGGAGCTGCCCGTCGGCCCAGGCCAGTCTCGGTAGCGAGGCCGCCCGGGCGTTATCGCTGGAGATGGAGACGTCGGGCAGATTCAGCAGCAGGTCACCTGGGTGGATCGCTGCTGTCGGCTGACAGTCGGTGCCCTGCTGCCGGGTCGGCAGGCTCATCCCGGCCTGAAGAAGACCAGCAGAAAGGGTGGCATCGGTGTAGGTCTGCACCGAGCAGCCGTCGGAGACGACGACCGCGTGGTCGGCGGTGACGCTCACCGGGCCGCCAAGATCCAGCATCCCCGGATTGGTAGCGCTGGCCAGGCCGTGCGAGGTGTCGACGGTGAAGTCCACCGGCTCGAGTTCGACACCAGCAAGCTCCTGCCAGCCGCTCACGGGTCCGTCCGGTCCCGGCTCACCCTGAAGCACGTCGAAGACGATCCGGTAGTCCTGGCCGTCGGCAACCGGAGCGCTGGTGATCGCAGCGTCATCAGCTGGCGGGGGTGCGCTCACCTCCCCGCCGCCCAGCGACCACGCCGTGGCGATCGCTGCCGCGCTGGCCGCCGCACCGGCACCTGTAAGGGACCAGACGCGCGTTCGGGAACGGCGGCGTCCGCCGGCCCACGCCACGAACGTCAGGTCCTCCGCGGGAGCGCCCACGGCCCCTCGCCGCAACAGGTCCTTGATCTCGTCGTAGTCGTGCTCAGACATCCGTGCTCACCTCGCTCAACAGTTCTCGCATGCGCGCCAGACCGTTGCTGGTCTGGCTCTTGACGGTGCCCTCGCTGATCCCCATCGTCTGGGCCGTCGTCGCCACGTCCAGGTCCTCGAAGTAGCGCAGCACCACCACCGCCCGGGTACGGGGCGGCAGCTGCTGCAGCACCTGTCGTACCGCGATCGAGTCCGCCCACGACCGGCCGTCGACATCGACCTGCTCGGGCGGATCTTGCGTGGCCAGCTCCGCACCGTGCCGGCGCCACCGGTCGACGTGCACCGTGTACAGGACACGACGGGTGTACGCCAATGGCATTCCGTCGCGGACCTTCGACCACCGGGCCGCGGTCCGGGTCAGCGCCTCCTGCACCAGGTCGCGGGCCACCTCACGGTCACCGCACAGTAGGAACGCCGCCCGCTGCAACGTCAGCTGGTGCGCGCCCACGAAAGCGGCGAAGTCGTCCTCAACCTCGATCACTGGACTCATGGGCACCTCCTCTCACCCTGTCCCAACGGCAAAATCGCCACATCGGTTGGGTGGTCACCGGAAGAATCTCGGTTTGGGGACGTTCGCCTGACGACGAAACGCCCAGGGCAGACACCTGAGGCCACCGACCGGACGCCCCAATCGCCCCTGCACAGACGGGCGAGACCCAACGCAACGACAGCGGCAGAAGAGGACGTCTCGGCCCCGCCCGCGTGGGCCCGTCTTGCAGTGATGTCCTGGAGCTACTCACCCTCGTGAGGGTCAACGCTTCGATGCCAATCGTCATGCGCCTGCAAATAGTCGAGCGCGACCATGGCGCCGCACCTGGTGCATACGTGCGCGCTCATCCTGACGACCCGCACCCAGTACGGCAGGTCTCGCTTGAACAATCCCATGGGCACAGCATGCCTGCTCCCGGGTTGACTCCGCGCAGGCGGATGACGAACCGCGGAGGTGACCAAGTGACCAGAGGCATGAGCGTGTGGGTCGACAGGGCATGCCGCTAGCATGGTCGGGTAACTCAGGCCGGAGAGGCTTGGGGAGGTTTTGGAGCCTCGGCGGTTACGCAAGTAGGCGGAATGGTGCTGGCTCTGATCGACTGCTTTAGTTAGGAGACTCGGTGTTCGACTATTCTCGGCGTACAAAATTCTATGCCGCAGCAATTCTAATCGCCGCTGGGTGCGCATTGATACTGGCCGGCGCTGTCTTCCAGGTAGGCGGATCGAGCAATATGATCAACATGTCCCTGGTGTTGGGGTCAACCATCTTCCTAGTCCCCGGCGGAGGCTTTCTGATGGCAGGGATATTAGCGAACAGAGATCAGTTTCCAAGTAAGTGATCTGTCGAGTTCCGCGAAACTACGACCCCATCCCTATGGGTGCGCGCACAACGGCCCGCGTGGCTCAAGGCCTCGCGAGCCGTCCTGTATTCGGCGTGTCCGGCCCGCGCAGGAGGGGCGCTCCAAGCATCCGACTCTCGGCATGACAGTGATGTATCGACCGAGTCCTTCCGCACTCTCGTGGTGGATACGGTCAGCGTGACGGACCACGAGGTTGCCGTGAAGTGCTGTCATGGAGT
This genomic window from Serinicoccus chungangensis contains:
- a CDS encoding SigE family RNA polymerase sigma factor; its protein translation is MSPVIEVEDDFAAFVGAHQLTLQRAAFLLCGDREVARDLVQEALTRTAARWSKVRDGMPLAYTRRVLYTVHVDRWRRHGAELATQDPPEQVDVDGRSWADSIAVRQVLQQLPPRTRAVVVLRYFEDLDVATTAQTMGISEGTVKSQTSNGLARMRELLSEVSTDV
- a CDS encoding DUF7010 family protein codes for the protein MSGLEEALVDLARSNYSGAVFLLAYGTTWLACAALWRATEPKWAVTATLFQGMVALPVALGISAWLGMFETRPGGELITQLGILISVSQLLVLPLLIVLTVRGRYTLVPLLFSLAGAVHFVPYAWLYQSLLYILLPIVLALGLAVIYGTDRPTADGDDMSTTGAGRVCALTGVALLLTGGLAIAAPI
- a CDS encoding YlcI/YnfO family protein is translated as MSTDNSRPMTPEQEYEFYADPRNQEPQGPARRRKRPLSAPVPVRFPADLLEEVKRAAEADDRSVSAWIRRAVEHELSRPA